The Acutalibacter muris genomic sequence GGGAGACAGCAACCTCTCCACCCTGGCGGACTTTCGGTACAAGCGCAAGTATCTTGCGCCCCGGGGGGAGAACGGCCGGGGCGGCAGGTGTGCCGGAAAGTCGGCTCAGGATCTGGTGGTGAGGGTGCCCATAGGGACCCTTGTGAAGGAGGCCGAAACGGGCCGGATAATCGCGGACATCTGGGACGGCGAGCCCCAGGTGATAGCCAGAGGCGGCCGTGGCGGCTGGGGGAACACCCACTTTGCCACCCCCACCCGGCAGGCCCCACGCTTCGCGAAGCCCGGCCTGCCCGGACAGGAGCTGGAGGTACAGCTGGAGCTGAAGCTTCTGGCGGACGTGGGCCTGGTGGGCTTTCCCAACGTGGGCAAGTCCACTTTAATCTCTGTGGTGTCTGAGGCAAAGCCCAATATCGCCAACTACCACTTCACCACCCTGACCCCGGTGCTGGGGGTGGTACGCCGGGGGGAGGGCCTCTCCTTTGTGATGGCGGACATCCCCGGGCTCATAGAGGGGGCTTGGGAGGGCAAGGGCCTTGGGCACCAGTTCCTGCGGCACGTGGAACGGTGCCGTATTCTCGTGCATATAGTGGACGTGTCCGGCAGCGAGGGCCGGGACCCCAAAGAGGACTTTGAAACCATAAACCGTGAGCTTAAACGGTTTAACCCAGAGCTCTCCGAGCGGCCCATGCTGGTGGCCGGGAACAAGTGCGACTTGGCGGAGCCCGGGCAGATAGAGGAGTTCAGAAGCTTCATAGAGGGCCTTGGCTACCGCTTTTTCCCCATGATAGCTCCCATAAACGAGCAGGTGGACCCGCTTTTGGACGCGATAACGGCGGAGCTCTCAAAGCTCCCGCCTATTTTACGGTACGAGCCCGACCCGGTGGAACTGCGGCCCCTGGAGGAACTGGACCGGGGCGCGGTGACGGTCACAGAGGAGGATGGCGTGTTCTCTGTGGAGGCCCAGTGGCTGCTGCGGATAATGCGCACGGTAGACTTTGACGACAGCGAGTCCCTACAGTATTTCCAGCGGGTGCTCATTGATACCGGGGTGATAGACGCTCTGAGAGAGGCCGGCTGCGGCGAGGGGGACACCGTGGACATCTACGGGCTGGAATTTGACTTTGTGGATTAGGGGGCGGCTTTAATTTGGACACATTACTGAAAGCCCCCTGCCCTGATATGCGGCGCATGAGCGCTCTGGACCTGGCGTTTGTGGGCGACGGAGTGTACGACCTTTTGGCAAGAGAATACCTTTTGCAGGAGGGGCCAAGCCCTGTGAAAAAGCTCCACGTCCGCAAGACGGCCCTGGTCTGCTGCAAGGCCCAGTCAAGGGCTCTGGCGGGACTTTGGGAGGGCCTGTCCCAGGAGGAGCGGGAGATAGCTTTAAGAGGGCGCAACGCCCATGTGGGCCATGTGCCCAAAAACGCGGATATAGCCGACTATCACGGCGCAACGGCCCTGGAGGCGCTGTTCGGCTGGCTGTACCTTATAGGTGACATAGACAGGGCCAGAGAGCTCTTTCTCCTGGCGGTGGAGGTACTGGGCTAATATAGTAAACGCATTGGTGGCTGCGCCGCCTGGTTCAAAAGAAGTGTTTACCTCGTTTGAACTGCGTTAACTATTATTCTGAAGGGAGAGGGTAAGCATGGCTCATATAGCCAGGCAAAAGGATATTTTTCTGGATGTTTTGTTTATAACGGCGGGAGCCGCTGTGTACGCCACGGCGGTCACCGCCCTGACCGCGCCAAACAATATAGCCCCGGGCGGGGTGACGGGCCTTTGTACCATGCTGAACTTTATGTTCGGAACGCCCATAGGTCTTATGAGCTTTTTCATCAATATCCCCATAATCCTGTGGGCCGTGGTGGACATAGGCTATAAGCTGGTGGTGCGGACCATGGCGGCCATTGTGCTGTCGTCCCTGTTCATCGACCTTTTCACCGGCTTCATGCCCGTGTACAGCGGAAACCCCATACTGGTGGCGGTGTTCTCCGGGGTGTGCGAGGGCCTGGGGCTGTCGCTGACCTTTATCCGGGGCGCTACCACTGGGGGCACCGATATGGTGGCAAGGCTCCTGGAGCGCCGTCTGCCCCATATGTCCATGGGCAAGCTGATGTTGGCCCTGGACGGCGTGATAGTAGCCCTGTCGGCGGTGGTCTTCGGCAGCATTGAAAACGCCATGTACGCCTGTATCGCCATCTTCATCAGCACCAGCGTGATCGACAAAATACTCTACGGCACGGACCTGGGCACAGGAAAGCTTTTCTATGTTATGAGCCCCAGGGTGCGGGAGATGGGAAAACGGGTCATTGAGGAGCTGGACCGAACGGTGACCTACCTTGACAGCCACGGGGGCTACAGCAACGAGTCTGGCGAGACCATGCTCTGCGTGGTGCGCCGGTTCGAGGTCTACCAGATACAGGCCATAATCAGGGAGGAGGACAAGGACGCCTTTGTGATCGTGGGGGACGCGGGCCAGATAACCGGCGAGGGCTTCAGGCCCATGCGCCCGGACGATAAGTCGCTGAAAGAGCTGCTGGGCGAAATAAAGAAAAAGTAGCGCGAAGCGTGAAGGGGTCAAGGGGAGTTATGCTCCCCTTGCAGGGTTTGGGGCAGCGCCCCAAGGTCTGCGCTGAGAGCGAAGCTCGAAAAAGCAAAGGTCCGGCTGTAAGCCGGACCTTCGCCCGCAGACAAGGCAGACAAGTTAGTACAGCTCGTCCTGCTCCTGCTCATAGCTGGATTTCTGGTTCTTGGACTTCTGGTTCTGGCTCTGAGAGTTCTGCTTGTTCTGAGAATTCTGAGAGCGGCTGTTCTGGTTGTTCTGATTCTGCTGGTTCTGGGAGTTATTCCTCTGCTGGTTCTGGTTCTGATTGTTCTGATTGCTGCTCATAACAATGACTTCCTTTCCTGCAATGATGACGAAGCTGAAGCCCTCCACAAGGCCCTGATTTTTTGGGCGGTGTGGACGTCTTCCAAAAGGTATTGTAGACAGGTTGGGCGGGATTATGCGCAGGGTGCAGGGAAATTTAATTTTGACGGAGGGCGTCAAATGAGTTATTATAAAAAGATGATGGGTAAAAATATATACCTCGCGCCAATAGACCCAAGGGAGACCGACAGCTTTATCAAGTGGATGAACGACAGAGCAGTGGCGGAGCCCTTTGGCGAGTATGGAAATACAATATCCTCCAAAGACGATTTAAAGTGGATATATGAGCCCCCGGCGCATATGCAGCGGTATGCAATAGTGCTTACAGAAGACGATGAGCTGATAGGCAGCATAAGCATACACAATATCGACCACCTTAACCGCAACGCCTTTTTGGGCATTTTTATCGGCGATGAGAAGCATCGTGGCAGGGGCTATGGCCGGGAGGCCATAGGGCTGGTACTGGAATACGGTTTTAAGACGCTGAACCTGCACAATATTATGCTCTCGGTCCACGCGGATAACCACGCGGGGATAGCCTGCTATAAAAAAGCCGGTTTCCGCGAGGACGGGCGGCTGCGGGAGTGGGTATATAAGGACGGCAGATATGTGGACAAGCTCTATATGAGCATTATGGAGCACGAATTTTTGAACTGAGGTGGTATGATGTCCCTGCCCGAAGAATTCCTCAGCAGGATGAAAACTCAGCTCGGGTCCGAGTTCCCGGACTTTTTAGACTGCTATGGCCGCCCGGCATACCGGGGCGTGCGGCTGAATACATTGAAGTGCGGCGTGGGTTTGCTAAAAGAAAGTCTGCCCTTTATGCTGACAGCTTCTCCCTTTTCAAGATTTTCCTTCTACGCGGACTATGAGGGCGGCTTTGGCAGGCTCCCGGCCCACCACGCCGGGATGTTCTATTCACAGGAGCCCTCGGCCTCCTCGGCGGTGACAGCCCTGGACCCAAAGCCCGGGGAGCGCATTTTGGACCTCTGCGCCGCCCCGGGGGGCAAGGCCACCCAGATAGCCGGGGCTATGGAGGGCAAAGGGCTGCTCTGGGCCAATGAGCCGGTAAGGCAGCGGGCTGGGGCGCTGCTGTCGAACCTGGAGCGCATGGGGGCCGTGAACGCCGTGGTTTCCTGCGCCTACCCCCAGCGGCTCTGCCCGGGGCTTGCGGGTTACTTTGACCGGGTGCTGGTGGACGCGCCCTGCTCCGGGGAGGGTATGTTTAGAAGGGAGCCCCGGACCATAGAGGAGTGGTCCCCGGAGGGGGTGAGGGCCTGCGCCAAGCGCCAGCTTGCCATTCTCGACCAGGCGGCCCTGACCGTAAAGGAGGGCGGAGTGCTGGTCTACTCCACCTGTACCTTCTCCTATGAGGAGAACGAGGGGACCGTTAAATGCTTCCTTTCGGCCCACCCGGAATTTATAGCTGAGAGGATACCCCATGAGTTTGGACGGGAGGATATGGCCGGCGGGCTTGGCCGGCGGATATATCCCATGGAGGGGGGCGAGGGTCACTTTGTGGCCCGCTTTAGGCGCGTGGGGGAGAATATATGCAGGGCCGGGGAGTATAGGGATCTCCTAAAGGGGGGGCTTGCGGCCCAGGCTCAGAGGCTTCTGGAGGAGCTCTTTCCCGGCGATAAAAGCGGCCTGGGGCTGGCCCGAGCAGGGGACAAAATATTCCTTCTGCCAGAGAAGCTGCCGGAGCTTTCGGGGCTGGGGGTGCTCCGGGCCGGGGTGGAGCTCTTTGAGGTGAGAAAGGACCGGCTTGAGCCTTTACACGGCGCGTTCATGTGCCATGGGCCCTGCCGGAACACCCTGGAACTACCCATAGACGGCCCGGAGATACTGGCGTACCTTCGCGGCGAGGAGCTGGACTGTGAGGGCGGCGGGTATACGGCGGTGTGCGTGAACGGCGTTGTCACCGGCTTTGGCAAGGCCTCTGGAGGACGGCTGAAGAACCGCTATCCCAAGGGGCTCAGGAACCGGGGCTAGAGCCTTATAAACCCCTCTGTATAGTCCCGGCCCGTGGGCTGTATTGTGGGCGCGGCAAGGGCATAGAGGTCGTCCGCAAGGGCCTCCAGCCTGAAAATATCCTGGGCCCCGTGGGAAAGCCGACCGATATCCGAGCTTCTGACCACCACCGGCAGGCGGGAGGCTTTAAGAAGCTCAAGGCCCTTTTTTGTGCCGCCCAGGGCCCTAAGATAAGGCGGCAGCCCCATAAGGGGCGCCCTTACCCCCAGGAACGCCCAGAGGACCAGCCGGCGCACACGGGCGTGGGAGACCCGCTTGACCTTTGTGAGGACGTACAACTCTTCTAAGGAGCGGGCCTGTCCCGCGGCCCGGAACAGCCGGTGCTCGATACCCTCGGAGAGGTCCGGCAGGGCGGCGAGTTCCTCCTTCGGCATGGCCCGCAGCCTTGAGAGAATTGCCCGCTCAAGATACGCGATATCCGCCAGCCGCCCCTCCCGCCGGGCGGCTTCAACGCACCGAAGGGTGCTCTCGGGCACAAGGCCGTGAAGGTCCCCGCCGGAGAGGGCCCGCCGCCTTATCTCGCTGCCGGAGAGGGGGCCGCTTTCTCCCCCAGCTTCATCATGCCCAGCGCCCTCCCGCTTTATGGCGGTGGGCTCAAGGGCCGCGCCCTGGCACAGTATGGCCTTGCAGTATTCTATGCCCAGGTTTGCGTTTGGTCTGGACAGGGCAAAGCCAGCTTCACTGCCCAGCAGCTTCTCTATGGCCAGCTGCCGCCGGGCGGCAAAGCCTAGGTTTGGGGGGCCTTCCCCGAGGGCCTGGGAGAACTCCTCTGAGAGCAGGGCCTCCGCTATCCTTTGCAACAGATCTATGTCAGGGACCTCGCTGCCAAAGCACAGCGGTCCGGCTCCCAGGGCGGCGGCCAGAGCCACGCCACCCCCGGCGAACCGCTCCGCCCCGGCGCAGGCCCAGCTGAGGGGCAGCTCCACCACTAGGTCCGCGCCGTTTAAAAGGGCCAGCCGGGCGCGCTCCCACTTGTCCAGCATAGAGGGGCCCCCCCGCTGGACAAAATTGCCGCTCATGACGCATACCACCGGGTTCCCGAAGGCCCGGGCCCGCTCTAAAAGGAGCCTATGGCCGTAGTGCAGGGGGTCGAACTCGCAAATAATGGCAGAAAGGGCATTTTTCTGTGGCATTTTCTGTAAAACTCCTTGAATTTTTCAATATTGTATAGTATAATGTGATATGCGCAGATAATATGGTTGAAGGTCTTAACTGTATCTATTATACGAAATTATTGTCTGAAAGGAAAGAGAGATATGAAAATTCTTGTAATCAATGCGGGCAGCTCCTCGCTCAAATATCAGCTTATCGATATGGACGGGGAAAAGATGCTCTGCAAGGGCAACTGCGAGCGCATAGGCCTTGACGGGGGCATCTTTACCCACAAGACCGCCGATGGCAGGGAGCTGCATAAGGACGTGGACATGCCTGATCACACCGCCGCCTTTACCCAGGTGAAGGACGCGCTGCTGGACCCGGAGAAGGGCGTTATAAAGCACCTCAGTGAGGTGTCTGCCATAGGCCACAGGGTGGTCCAGGGCGGGGCCATCTTCCACCAGTCCTGCCTTGTGGACGACAAGGTGATAGCGGATATCGAGAGTCTTATTCCACTTGCCCCCCTACATAACGGAGCCCATGTACAAGGCATCAAGGCCTGCCGGAACCTGTTCGGCGAGGAGGTCCCCGAGGCGGTGGTCTTCGACACCTCCTTCCACGCCACCATGCCCCCGAAGGCCTATATGTACAACGTCCCCTACGAGTATTACGAGAAGTACGCCGTGCGGCGCTACGGGGCCCACGGCACCTCCCACCGCTATGTAAGCGCGCGCTGCGCAGAGCTTATGGGCAGGGACATAAAGGACCTGAAGATAATCACCTGCCATTTGGGCAACGGCTCCTCTATAACAGCCGTGGACGGCGGCAAGGTCATCGACACCAGCATGGGCCTGACTCCTCTTGACGGCTTCATGATGGGCGGGCGCACAGGAACCCTTGACCCCTCGGTGGTCACCTTCATAATGGAGAAGGAACAGCTGTCTCCCGCGGAGATGGACCAGATAATGAACAAGAAATCCGGGCTTCTGGGCATTTCCGGCGTGTCCAGCGACGATAGGGATGTCACCGCCGCCCGCAAGGCCGGGAACGAGAGGGCGAAGCTGGCCCACGACATTCTGGAGTATCAGATATCGAAGTTTATCGGCGGCTATATGGTGGCCCTGGGCGGCTGCGACGCCATGGTATTCACGGCGGGCGTGGGCGAGAACCAGTGGATGCACCGCTGGGAAATCGGGAAATACCTGGAGTTCCTGGGCGTGAAGCTGGACGAGAAGCTCAACGAGGAGACCATCCTTGGCAAGGAGGGGAAAATATCCACCCCCGACAGCAAGATACAAGTTTACGTCATACCCACCAACGAGGAACTGGTGATAGCCAGGGACACGAAGGCGTTGGTCGAGGGGCAGTGAGCCGGTGCCAGCCGGCCGCGCGAACCCTCAATAGGGGTAATTGAATATTTAGGTGAGTTTTGACAGGAGCGTCCGCGTGGGGTGGGCGCTTTTGTCTTGGTTTGGGGCATGGTTACTGGTATACGGAGTGGGCGGTACATGGAAAGAATCATACTGCCTATACCGGGGGATTTCATGCCGAAAATGGGGAATAGGCAAAATGATACTTTTGGAGCATATGGGCTTCTTGATATACGCCAGAACAGTGATAAAAAATAACCCCCAGAAACCTTATGATTTCTAGGGGGTTAGACTTGGCGGAGCCAACGTCTTATGGAGCTGGATGTCGGAATCGAACCGACCACCTCATCATTACGAGTGATGTGCTCTACCGAATGAGCTAATCCAGCACCAAACATATCATATTATACACCCTTTTGTGGCATACGTCAAGCCAAATCTTACCCTGCTGTCACATTTTTCTCCGCCCGGCATATCCTGTATAAGAGGAATATAGCAAACGCACTTGAAAATCATTATTTCCGATTTTCAAGTTGCGTTTACTATATTATGAAAGGGGGACAAGACCATGAAGCAGGAAAGCTCGTTATGGGCGCCATCGCCCCAGGCGGGCTCGGAGGATGTGCTGAGGCTCTTGGACGAATCCCACAGGCTCCTTTCGGCCATACTTCTGGGCGTCATTATGCAGATGCGCTCTCTGGAGCTGGAGCGCTGCCGGCTGCTGGGGGCGCGGGTCCAGGGGGTGGAGCAGTTGCAGCTTTCAGCTTCCCTACTGTCCGTATGGGCCCTGATGGGCTTTAACCGTCAGGCCGGGGAGTTATCTGACCCATGTGACCAGACCCTGGGTTCCGCAAGCCTTACCATCGGCCTGATACGCCTGATGAAGCTGCTGGCCCCGGAACAGACCCTCCAGGAGGAAGTGGTTGAATTTGCAGAGCCTGACGGCTTGGGATAAGCCCTGCTCACACATCTGAATAAAGCTTCTCGTAGACCTGCCAGTTCTTTGTGACCTTCTTCACATAGGCTGCCGTCTCCGGGAAGGGTATACTTTTTAAGGTGCGCCCATCATTGGAGTGCTCCGGCTCCATAAGCCATCGGTCAACATTGCCAATCCCGGCATTGTAGGCGGCGAGGGCCACCTCCGGCGCGGCATAGTGGTCTAAAAGCCGCCTTAGAAGGGCGCAGCCGCAGTGCACGTTGTCGTCTACGTCATATCTGTCCAGGCCACCGTTCTCCGGCGGATGCTCCTCTGCCATCCAAAGGAAGGTCTCCTCGGTCAGCTGCATAAGCCCCATAGCCCCTGCCCTGGAGCGGGCATTGGGGTCAAAGCCGCTCTCCGCCTTTATGACGGCATAGACCAGCTCCGGGGGCAGGCCGAATTCCTCCGCCTCCCTGCCCACCGTCTCGCTAAACCGGCAGGGGTACATCTGACGGAGCGCCCAGCCGCTTATTTTTGGGGCGTTCAGCGCTGCGGCCACGGCCAGGACCGCCAACGCCGCCATCACCGGCAACAGCCATTTCCTTCTTCTTTTCATCCGACTGCCCCCTTCAGCTCTGCGCATATCCGCTCTATTTGGGGCTCTAAGGTACCGCCGCCGTTGTCAACTATATAGTCCGCCCGCGCGGCATAGAAGCCCTCGGGCTGCTGGGACCGAAACCTCTCCAGCGCCCGCTCCCGGGTAAGTCCGTCCCGCTCCAGAACCCGCCGCAGCCTTATGGCCTCCGGGGCGGTCACGGCGAGTATCTTCCGGCATATCCTGTCAAGACCCGCCTCGAACAGGGTGGGCGCGTCCAAAAGCATCGGGCCGGAAAGTCCAGAGTCTTTCAGGCTCTTTAGCTCCCGCCGGACCGCCCGGAGAATGGGGGGGAAGGTTATCTCGCCCAAGAGCTCCACGCCCTCCGGGTCCCGGAAGGCCCGCGCCGCCAGTTCCCGCCGGTCCAGCTTACCCATCGGGGCCACCTCTGACCCGAAGGCCCTGCAAAGCTTTTCTATACAGTCCGCGTCGTATACGTCGTCGCGCCGGGTCAGTCCGTCGCAGTCTATCAACTGGAAACCCCGATTTACAAGTTCTGCCGCCACGGTGGATTTTCCCGCGCCGCTGGGCCCTACCAGACCCACTATCATGGGTCCCGGCAGCTTTTCAATACAGAACCCGGCGGCTCGGGCCAGCCGGTTGTACACGGCAAGGCCTACCCCCGTCCTGCCTGGCAGCTGGGCGAGGGCCCTTTTGGCCCCTAACTCATCCAGACGGTGCAAAGCGTAAAACAGCCGCCTTGCCTGGGTCTCCCGGTCATAGCGGGGCCCATAGGCTAGGGCGGGCATTTTCACCTCTGCCGCCGTCTCGTCAAAGCACAGGGCGTATGTGCCCTGTGTTTCCCCGAGGCTGTTTACATACTCTATATATTCCTCAGGCGAGCCGTCAATCACCTCTATCCGGGCCCTGGGGGCGTAGTGCTTATACTTCATCCCCGGGGACCGGGCGGGCTCTCCGGGCTTAAGCTCCCCTATAACGGCAGGGTCTACCTCAAGCTCCCCCAAGACGGAGCGAAGCTGCCCCTCTGTGACCCCGCCGGGCCGCAGGAGCCTGGGCACATCCCCGCAGAGGGACACCACCGTGGACTCTACCCCCACCTGGCAGTCGCCGCCGTCCAGCACCGCGTCCACCAGGCCCGAGAGGTCCTCATAGGTATGGGCGAAGGTGGTGGGGCTGGGCCGTCCTGAAATATTTGCCGAGGGCGCAGCCAGAGGCACGCCTGCCGCGTTTATAACGGCTCTCGCCGCCGGGTGTGACGGACAGCGCACAGCCACGGTATCAAGCCCGCCGCTGGTCTCGTATGGCACCAGCGGCGACTTTGGCAGTATTATGGTCAGGGGGCCGGGCCAGCACCTCTCCGCCAGCTTCAGAGCTCTCCCGGGCAGGGAGCTCACCAGCGGGGCCCACTGGCTGACCTCTGTGATGTGCACTATCAGCGGGTTGTCCCCGGGCCTGCCCTTGGCCTTAAAAATCCCCTTAACGGCCTCGGGGTCCAGGGCGTTGGCCGCAAGGCCGTATACCGTCTCGGTGGGTATGGCAACTAAGCCCCCGGCCCGCAGTATCTCGCCGGCCCGGGCGAAGCCCCCCTGGCTGTCGCGCAGTATCTCCGTTATCATGATACGCTCTCCCGCAGCTTTTCGGCCCGGTCGGCGGCGATTAGGGGGTCGATAAGAGCGTCCAACCCACCGGCCAGCACCTCCTCCAACTTATAGAGGGTCAGGCCTATCCGATGATCCGTCACCCGGGACTGGGGGAAGTTATAGGTGCGTATGCGCTCGGAGCGGTCCCCGCTGCCCACTTGGGAGCGGCGGGCCTCAGCCACCTCGCTGCTCTGTTTCTCCTGTTCGCGGTTTAGGAGCCGGGCTCTTAATACCTTCATGGCTTTGTCCTTATTCTTATACTGGCTTCGCTCGTCCTGGCACTCCACCACCATCCCTGTGGGCAGGTGGGTGATGCGTATGGCCGAGGAGGTCTTGTTGATGTGCTGGCCCCCGGCTCCGCTGGAGCGGAAGGTGTCTATCTGCAGGTCCTTGGGGTCGATGTCTATCTCTACCTCCTCCGCCTCCGGCAGCACCGCCACCGTGGCGGCGGAGGTGTGTATCCGGCCCTGGGTCTCGGTTTCGGGC encodes the following:
- the obgE gene encoding GTPase ObgE; this encodes MFIDMAKIYIKAGDGGDGAVSFHREKYVAAGGPDGGDGGRGGSVVFQGDSNLSTLADFRYKRKYLAPRGENGRGGRCAGKSAQDLVVRVPIGTLVKEAETGRIIADIWDGEPQVIARGGRGGWGNTHFATPTRQAPRFAKPGLPGQELEVQLELKLLADVGLVGFPNVGKSTLISVVSEAKPNIANYHFTTLTPVLGVVRRGEGLSFVMADIPGLIEGAWEGKGLGHQFLRHVERCRILVHIVDVSGSEGRDPKEDFETINRELKRFNPELSERPMLVAGNKCDLAEPGQIEEFRSFIEGLGYRFFPMIAPINEQVDPLLDAITAELSKLPPILRYEPDPVELRPLEELDRGAVTVTEEDGVFSVEAQWLLRIMRTVDFDDSESLQYFQRVLIDTGVIDALREAGCGEGDTVDIYGLEFDFVD
- a CDS encoding Mini-ribonuclease 3; this translates as MDTLLKAPCPDMRRMSALDLAFVGDGVYDLLAREYLLQEGPSPVKKLHVRKTALVCCKAQSRALAGLWEGLSQEEREIALRGRNAHVGHVPKNADIADYHGATALEALFGWLYLIGDIDRARELFLLAVEVLG
- a CDS encoding YitT family protein — its product is MAHIARQKDIFLDVLFITAGAAVYATAVTALTAPNNIAPGGVTGLCTMLNFMFGTPIGLMSFFINIPIILWAVVDIGYKLVVRTMAAIVLSSLFIDLFTGFMPVYSGNPILVAVFSGVCEGLGLSLTFIRGATTGGTDMVARLLERRLPHMSMGKLMLALDGVIVALSAVVFGSIENAMYACIAIFISTSVIDKILYGTDLGTGKLFYVMSPRVREMGKRVIEELDRTVTYLDSHGGYSNESGETMLCVVRRFEVYQIQAIIREEDKDAFVIVGDAGQITGEGFRPMRPDDKSLKELLGEIKKK
- a CDS encoding GNAT family N-acetyltransferase translates to MSYYKKMMGKNIYLAPIDPRETDSFIKWMNDRAVAEPFGEYGNTISSKDDLKWIYEPPAHMQRYAIVLTEDDELIGSISIHNIDHLNRNAFLGIFIGDEKHRGRGYGREAIGLVLEYGFKTLNLHNIMLSVHADNHAGIACYKKAGFREDGRLREWVYKDGRYVDKLYMSIMEHEFLN
- a CDS encoding RsmB/NOP family class I SAM-dependent RNA methyltransferase translates to MSLPEEFLSRMKTQLGSEFPDFLDCYGRPAYRGVRLNTLKCGVGLLKESLPFMLTASPFSRFSFYADYEGGFGRLPAHHAGMFYSQEPSASSAVTALDPKPGERILDLCAAPGGKATQIAGAMEGKGLLWANEPVRQRAGALLSNLERMGAVNAVVSCAYPQRLCPGLAGYFDRVLVDAPCSGEGMFRREPRTIEEWSPEGVRACAKRQLAILDQAALTVKEGGVLVYSTCTFSYEENEGTVKCFLSAHPEFIAERIPHEFGREDMAGGLGRRIYPMEGGEGHFVARFRRVGENICRAGEYRDLLKGGLAAQAQRLLEELFPGDKSGLGLARAGDKIFLLPEKLPELSGLGVLRAGVELFEVRKDRLEPLHGAFMCHGPCRNTLELPIDGPEILAYLRGEELDCEGGGYTAVCVNGVVTGFGKASGGRLKNRYPKGLRNRG
- a CDS encoding tRNA(Met) cytidine acetate ligase, which encodes MPQKNALSAIICEFDPLHYGHRLLLERARAFGNPVVCVMSGNFVQRGGPSMLDKWERARLALLNGADLVVELPLSWACAGAERFAGGGVALAAALGAGPLCFGSEVPDIDLLQRIAEALLSEEFSQALGEGPPNLGFAARRQLAIEKLLGSEAGFALSRPNANLGIEYCKAILCQGAALEPTAIKREGAGHDEAGGESGPLSGSEIRRRALSGGDLHGLVPESTLRCVEAARREGRLADIAYLERAILSRLRAMPKEELAALPDLSEGIEHRLFRAAGQARSLEELYVLTKVKRVSHARVRRLVLWAFLGVRAPLMGLPPYLRALGGTKKGLELLKASRLPVVVRSSDIGRLSHGAQDIFRLEALADDLYALAAPTIQPTGRDYTEGFIRL
- a CDS encoding acetate/propionate family kinase; its protein translation is MKILVINAGSSSLKYQLIDMDGEKMLCKGNCERIGLDGGIFTHKTADGRELHKDVDMPDHTAAFTQVKDALLDPEKGVIKHLSEVSAIGHRVVQGGAIFHQSCLVDDKVIADIESLIPLAPLHNGAHVQGIKACRNLFGEEVPEAVVFDTSFHATMPPKAYMYNVPYEYYEKYAVRRYGAHGTSHRYVSARCAELMGRDIKDLKIITCHLGNGSSITAVDGGKVIDTSMGLTPLDGFMMGGRTGTLDPSVVTFIMEKEQLSPAEMDQIMNKKSGLLGISGVSSDDRDVTAARKAGNERAKLAHDILEYQISKFIGGYMVALGGCDAMVFTAGVGENQWMHRWEIGKYLEFLGVKLDEKLNEETILGKEGKISTPDSKIQVYVIPTNEELVIARDTKALVEGQ
- a CDS encoding lytic transglycosylase domain-containing protein; this encodes MKRRRKWLLPVMAALAVLAVAAALNAPKISGWALRQMYPCRFSETVGREAEEFGLPPELVYAVIKAESGFDPNARSRAGAMGLMQLTEETFLWMAEEHPPENGGLDRYDVDDNVHCGCALLRRLLDHYAAPEVALAAYNAGIGNVDRWLMEPEHSNDGRTLKSIPFPETAAYVKKVTKNWQVYEKLYSDV
- a CDS encoding L-threonylcarbamoyladenylate synthase, with protein sequence MITEILRDSQGGFARAGEILRAGGLVAIPTETVYGLAANALDPEAVKGIFKAKGRPGDNPLIVHITEVSQWAPLVSSLPGRALKLAERCWPGPLTIILPKSPLVPYETSGGLDTVAVRCPSHPAARAVINAAGVPLAAPSANISGRPSPTTFAHTYEDLSGLVDAVLDGGDCQVGVESTVVSLCGDVPRLLRPGGVTEGQLRSVLGELEVDPAVIGELKPGEPARSPGMKYKHYAPRARIEVIDGSPEEYIEYVNSLGETQGTYALCFDETAAEVKMPALAYGPRYDRETQARRLFYALHRLDELGAKRALAQLPGRTGVGLAVYNRLARAAGFCIEKLPGPMIVGLVGPSGAGKSTVAAELVNRGFQLIDCDGLTRRDDVYDADCIEKLCRAFGSEVAPMGKLDRRELAARAFRDPEGVELLGEITFPPILRAVRRELKSLKDSGLSGPMLLDAPTLFEAGLDRICRKILAVTAPEAIRLRRVLERDGLTRERALERFRSQQPEGFYAARADYIVDNGGGTLEPQIERICAELKGAVG